In a genomic window of Gloeocapsopsis dulcis:
- a CDS encoding carboxypeptidase-like regulatory domain-containing protein: MNFRWKIIIPFVVISVFGASTRAIAHGVRMQARETQAIEVNAEYDTGEPMVDAQVTVYAPNDPATPWLEGTTDKNGNFVFTPDSAQSGNWSVQVRQAGHGSIVNVPIEGNQAPAGGDSATEAEGRVSGVANTSSTNLTPLQLILMGAAGIWGFIGTALFFMRGNKTNSELRRSESQR; the protein is encoded by the coding sequence ATGAATTTTAGGTGGAAAATCATCATCCCATTTGTCGTTATTTCAGTTTTTGGCGCATCAACTAGAGCGATTGCTCATGGTGTCAGAATGCAAGCCAGAGAAACCCAAGCCATTGAGGTGAATGCTGAATACGATACTGGCGAACCAATGGTAGATGCCCAAGTCACAGTTTACGCTCCTAATGACCCTGCTACTCCTTGGCTAGAAGGAACAACAGACAAGAACGGTAATTTTGTCTTTACACCAGATTCCGCACAGTCAGGTAATTGGTCAGTACAAGTACGGCAGGCAGGTCATGGCAGTATTGTCAATGTTCCCATAGAAGGTAATCAAGCGCCAGCTGGCGGAGACAGTGCAACTGAAGCCGAAGGTCGCGTTTCTGGTGTAGCAAATACTAGCTCAACTAACCTCACCCCACTGCAACTGATCTTAATGGGAGCCGCAGGTATCTGGGGATTCATTGGTACAGCATTATTTTTCATGCGGGGTAATAAAACCAATTCTGAACTGCGACGTTCTGAATCGCAAAGATAA